From the genome of Deinococcus sp. AJ005, one region includes:
- a CDS encoding VWA domain-containing protein, protein MGVLQAGQRVPLSTLGVGQRLSVDIHCTLDGADLTAFGLQDGKLSDDRYMVFFNQPRSPEGALELARQGVDTSFSVDLAALPTFITEIYFTATHDTQAIAGAGALSVKVGDATFDVKPHLKAEKAVMLIRLYRHADGWRLATVAQGFNGGLDALVRHFGGEVAEAEAAPAPTVNLHKERQRVLLEKAEREQPQLVSLIKTASVSLEKRGLADARYRVKLVLDISGSMQNEYRSGAVQALAERALALAARLDDDGEVEVYLFGIKAHRSGTLSLDNVAGFVDRLKVKLEGGTHYSPVMKMVREDAEKEGRELPCLVLFITDGGTSNPAVVIRQMTDAAHEPIFWKFMGIEEGRVNFDFLEKLDDLPGRVVDNADFFRVPAPIKIGDAELFDLLLNELDGWQRDAKAAGILRV, encoded by the coding sequence ATGGGCGTTCTCCAGGCTGGACAACGCGTCCCACTCAGCACGCTGGGCGTGGGCCAGCGCCTGAGTGTGGACATCCACTGCACGCTGGACGGCGCGGATCTGACCGCCTTCGGCTTGCAGGACGGAAAGCTGAGCGATGACCGTTACATGGTCTTCTTCAACCAGCCGCGCAGCCCGGAAGGGGCGCTGGAACTGGCCCGACAGGGGGTGGACACGAGCTTTAGCGTGGACCTCGCGGCGCTGCCCACTTTCATCACCGAAATTTATTTCACGGCCACGCATGACACCCAGGCGATTGCTGGGGCGGGGGCGCTGTCCGTCAAAGTTGGGGACGCAACATTTGACGTCAAACCCCATCTGAAAGCGGAAAAGGCCGTGATGCTGATTCGGCTGTACCGCCACGCGGACGGCTGGCGGCTGGCGACGGTGGCGCAGGGCTTTAACGGTGGGCTGGACGCTCTGGTGCGGCACTTTGGCGGGGAAGTTGCGGAGGCTGAGGCAGCGCCAGCCCCCACCGTCAATCTGCACAAGGAGCGCCAGCGGGTGCTGCTGGAAAAGGCCGAGCGCGAGCAGCCCCAACTGGTCAGCCTGATCAAAACGGCCAGTGTCAGCCTGGAAAAACGCGGACTAGCCGACGCCCGTTACCGCGTCAAACTGGTGCTGGACATCAGCGGCAGCATGCAGAACGAGTACCGTAGCGGCGCGGTGCAGGCGCTGGCCGAACGCGCTCTGGCCCTGGCCGCCCGCCTGGACGACGACGGCGAGGTGGAGGTCTACCTCTTCGGGATCAAGGCGCACCGCAGCGGCACGCTGTCGCTGGACAACGTGGCCGGGTTCGTGGACCGCCTGAAGGTCAAGCTGGAAGGCGGCACCCACTACAGCCCGGTCATGAAAATGGTCCGCGAAGACGCCGAGAAAGAGGGCCGCGAGCTGCCGTGTCTGGTCCTGTTCATCACTGATGGCGGCACCAGCAACCCCGCCGTCGTGATTCGCCAGATGACCGACGCCGCCCACGAGCCGATCTTCTGGAAGTTCATGGGGATTGAAGAGGGCCGCGTCAACTTTGACTTTCTGGAAAAGCTGGACGATCTGCCGGGCCGCGTGGTGGACAACGCCGACTTCTTCCGGGTGCCTGCACCCATTAAAATTGGGGACGCCGAACTGTTTGACCTGCTGCTCAATGAGCTGGACGGCTGGCAGCGGGACGCAAAGGCAGCGGGAATCCTGCGGGTCTAA
- a CDS encoding TerD family protein has protein sequence MPISLKKGQQISLTKEAPGLSSVRMGLGWDAIKKKGFFGFGGGSVDVDLDANALMFDAQGQLVDAVWFRQLQSKDGAIQHSGDNRTGAGDGDDESITVNLSRLPANVTTLIFSVNNYSGQDFGQIENAYCRLVNTQGESEIARYDLSAGGQHSAMILASLKRQGNDWTMTAIGATSKGRTYQDNLPDIKAYL, from the coding sequence ATGCCTATTTCCCTCAAGAAAGGACAGCAGATCAGCCTCACCAAGGAAGCCCCCGGCCTCAGCAGCGTTCGCATGGGCCTGGGCTGGGACGCCATCAAGAAAAAGGGCTTCTTCGGCTTCGGCGGCGGCTCGGTAGACGTGGATCTGGACGCCAACGCACTGATGTTTGACGCGCAGGGCCAACTGGTGGACGCCGTGTGGTTCCGCCAGCTTCAGAGCAAGGACGGCGCGATCCAGCACAGCGGCGACAACCGCACGGGCGCGGGCGACGGCGACGACGAGAGCATCACCGTGAACCTATCGCGTCTGCCCGCCAATGTGACCACCCTGATCTTCAGCGTCAACAACTACAGCGGCCAGGATTTCGGCCAGATTGAGAACGCCTACTGCCGTCTGGTCAATACCCAGGGCGAAAGCGAAATTGCCCGTTATGACCTGTCGGCGGGCGGCCAGCACAGCGCCATGATCCTGGCGAGCCTCAAGCGGCAGGGCAACGACTGGACCATGACCGCCATCGGCGCAACATCTAAGGGGCGGACGTATCAGGACAACCTGCCGGACATCAAGGCTTACCTGTAA
- a CDS encoding TerD family protein, translating to MALSLQKGGNISLSKQDANLQRIIVGLGWDPRPTDGQAFDLDACAFLLGSSGKVRGDHDFIFYNQLRSTDGSVEHTGDNRTGEGDGDDEAIKINLTQVPAEIDRIAVSVTIDEAEARRQNFGQVGGAFIRVVNEDNNQELTRFDLGEDFSTETAVIFGEIYRHGGEWKFRAVGQGYTGGLGPLARNYGVNV from the coding sequence ATGGCACTTTCACTTCAAAAAGGCGGCAACATCTCCCTGAGCAAGCAGGACGCCAACCTGCAACGCATCATCGTGGGCCTGGGCTGGGACCCGCGCCCCACCGACGGTCAGGCGTTTGACCTGGACGCCTGCGCGTTCCTGCTGGGCAGCAGCGGCAAAGTGCGCGGCGATCACGATTTCATCTTTTACAACCAGCTCCGCAGCACGGACGGCAGCGTGGAGCATACCGGCGACAACCGCACGGGCGAGGGCGACGGCGACGACGAGGCCATCAAGATCAACCTGACGCAGGTTCCCGCCGAGATTGACAGAATCGCCGTCAGTGTGACCATTGACGAGGCGGAGGCCCGCCGTCAGAACTTCGGACAGGTGGGCGGCGCGTTCATCCGCGTGGTCAACGAGGACAACAATCAGGAACTGACCCGTTTTGATCTGGGCGAGGATTTCAGCACCGAGACCGCCGTGATCTTCGGCGAGATTTACCGACACGGCGGCGAATGGAAGTTCCGCGCGGTGGGCCAGGGCTATACCGGCGGCCTGGGGCCGTTGGCACGCAATTACGGCGTGAACGTCTGA
- a CDS encoding DUF475 domain-containing protein: protein MIQREFGFAFGVSIVALILTFWYGFNTGGLAVALNFLVIAVVLGVMEVSLSFDNAVVNASVLKNMTEKWQRRFLVWGILIAVVGMRLVFPIAIVAITAGLGFGEVASLALNDSAKYGEYLEKAEVVISAFGGIFLLMVALNYLMDPEKDEHWLAGFERRLAGLGKLDTIQALIAGVVLLSITHFLVAPAEQLAAVTAGMVGLLVYLAMNAIGGLFDPNDMAAKAGAAGLTAFLYLEVLDASFSLDGVIGAFAVTKEIVIISAGLAIGAVFVRSLTLFLVHQGTLAQYRFLEHGAHYGILALAIIMLSSTNRNVHIPELVTGLIGVAFIGASIWSSVRANKRELAEGKSQPN, encoded by the coding sequence GTGATTCAAAGAGAGTTTGGCTTCGCCTTTGGTGTGAGCATCGTGGCCCTGATTCTGACCTTCTGGTACGGATTCAATACCGGCGGACTGGCGGTGGCCCTGAATTTCCTGGTGATCGCTGTGGTGCTGGGCGTCATGGAAGTGTCCCTCAGCTTTGACAACGCGGTGGTCAACGCCTCGGTCCTCAAGAACATGACCGAGAAGTGGCAGCGCCGGTTCCTGGTCTGGGGCATTCTGATCGCCGTGGTGGGGATGCGGCTGGTCTTTCCGATTGCCATCGTCGCCATCACGGCGGGCCTAGGCTTTGGCGAGGTGGCCAGTCTGGCCCTGAATGACTCGGCCAAGTACGGGGAGTATCTGGAGAAGGCCGAAGTCGTCATCAGCGCGTTCGGCGGCATCTTCCTGCTAATGGTGGCGCTGAATTACCTGATGGACCCGGAAAAAGACGAACACTGGCTGGCGGGTTTTGAGCGCCGTCTGGCCGGACTGGGCAAGCTGGACACCATTCAGGCGCTGATCGCGGGTGTGGTGCTGCTGTCCATCACGCACTTCTTGGTGGCCCCTGCCGAGCAACTCGCGGCGGTCACGGCGGGCATGGTGGGCCTACTGGTCTACCTGGCCATGAACGCCATCGGCGGCCTGTTTGACCCCAATGACATGGCGGCCAAGGCAGGCGCGGCGGGCCTCACAGCTTTCCTGTACCTGGAAGTGCTGGACGCGTCTTTCTCGCTGGACGGCGTGATCGGGGCCTTCGCCGTGACCAAGGAAATCGTGATCATCTCGGCAGGGCTGGCGATTGGCGCGGTGTTCGTGCGTTCGCTGACGCTGTTTCTGGTCCACCAGGGAACACTGGCGCAGTACCGCTTCCTGGAACACGGGGCGCACTACGGCATCCTGGCGCTGGCGATCATCATGCTGAGCAGCACCAACCGCAACGTGCATATCCCGGAACTGGTGACGGGCCTGATCGGGGTGGCGTTTATCGGGGCGTCCATCTGGTCCAGCGTGCGGGCCAACAAGCGCGAACTGGCCGAGGGGAAATCTCAGCCCAACTGA